In the Styela clava chromosome 8, kaStyClav1.hap1.2, whole genome shotgun sequence genome, one interval contains:
- the LOC144425889 gene encoding uncharacterized protein LOC144425889 codes for MFDAQIIDGKLYRAILPKDPKPARLRLQPKVHKQNHPSRPITSGNGSATEKLSAFVDYQLTPLMNTNYIPSYIKDTTDFLNKIQRIAHFSNSSGGSLLVTMDVVSLYTNIPHTEGVRALRKMLEKKRTDPKMIYWITKAAECVLTNNNLEFDNCHYLQIQGTAMGTKMAPKYACCFMAILEEEILEKSPLKPLTYLRFIDDCKLIWTSGLENLQKFIKFANSFHSSIKFTFEHSQTKLPYMGTMVHIIDNKLETKLYSKPTDTHQYLLPSSCHPKQIHRNIPPGLAIRIRRICSNLDFFNKHSENSNNI; via the coding sequence ATGTTCGATGCCCAAATAATAGACGGAAAGCTGTACCGGGCAATACTCCCAAAAGATCCGAAACCAGCAAGACTAAGACTACAACCAAAAGTTCATAAACAAAATCACCCATCTAGACCGATCACATCTGGAAATGGTTCCGCAACAGAAAAACTATCAGCATTTGTAGACTACCAATTAACTCCCCTCATGAACACCAACTACATACCGTCATATATAAAAGATACGACCGACTTCCTCAATAAAATTCAGAGAATTGCACATTTTTCAAATAGCTCCGGAGGCTCCCTCTTGGTAACAATGGACGTTGTATCACTATATACCAACATACCCCACACGGAAGGAGTACGCGCTTTACGAAAAAtgcttgaaaaaaaaagaacagACCCAAAAATGATCTACTGGATTACTAAAGCAGCTGAATGTGTCTTAACCAACAACAACCTTGAATTTGACAATTGTCACTATCTCCAGATACAGGGAACAGCTATGGGAACAAAAATGGCACCAAAATACGCATGCTGTTTCATGGCAATATTAGAAGAAGAAATACTTGAAAAATCCCCACTAAAACCGCTAACATACCTACGATTCATTGACGACTGCAAATTAATATGGACATCAGGACTCGAAAACTTGCAGAAATTTATAAAATTCGCAAACTCTTTTCATTCATCCATTAAGTTTACCTTCGAACACTCTCAGACGAAATTACCTTATATGGGTACAATGGTCCATATAATAGACAACAAACTCGAAACGAAACTCTACTCGAAACCAACAGACACCCATCAGTACCTTTTGCCGTCATCCTGCCACCCGAAGCAAATACACCGGAACATTCCCCCCGGTCTTGCAATCAGAATCAGACGAATCTGCTCAAATCTGGATTTTTTCAACAAACATAGTGAAAACTCAAACAACATTTGA
- the LOC120346318 gene encoding uncharacterized protein LOC120346318 codes for MKISIVFMLIYVIASSWCQDETMFHCSPKPGCQIAQCDLVAVGWDRPGFNIDEHLHDKEFPITCKSMNDTESKNTGNLLPVVTRNILDIRKIRSELEESKAHFARANSEIREHRKKIAEQSNEIKDIRNNALHQSRQIETLLKENTEQNSVINELKKELIKFQERNDKLEKELNEQNKTNNLMKKAMERIELKLSAMEKPQQVQSGNQQRLTTTIQTTLKPTPSSENCELKVGKICYIFVLQKVDYDTAVDVCKKRNADVGLIRNEESYNAIVKYLAINDLPWINIWTGIRFDPMTRDVTPADSFIKWGSGFPHIGINRKHFTNVYIYANFDLRYQAMENGAPTWKVDGVICEILI; via the exons ATGAAAATCTCAATCGTCTTTATGTTAATATACGTCATCGCTTCATCCTGGTGCCAAGATGAAACAATGTTTCATTGCTCTCCCAAGCCGGGTTGCCAGATTGCACAATGTGATTTGGTTGCAGTAGGATGGGACAGACCAGGTTTCAACATTGATGAACATCTGCATGATAAGGAGTTTCCGATTACGTGCAAATCTATGAATGACACGGAATCAAAAAATACTGGCAACTTGCTTCCTGTCGTAACTAGAAATATTTTAG ATATAAGAAAAATCAGATCAGAGTTAGAAGAATCAAAAGCTCACTTTGCTAGAGCAAATTCTG AAATCCGAGAGCATCGTAAAAAAATTGCGGAACAATCAAACGAAATAAAAGATATTCGCAATAACGCTCTTCACCAATCTCGTCAAATTGAAACTCTACTGAAGGAAAACACAGAACAAAACTCTGTGATCAATGAATTGAAGAAAG aATTGATCAAATTTCAAGAAAGAAATGATAAGCTGGAGAAAGAATTgaatgaacaaaataaaacgAATAATTTGATGAAGAAAG CAATGGAGCGGATTGAACtaaaactttctgcaatggaGAAACCTCAACAGGTTCAATCTGGAAACCAACAGAGACTGACGACAACGATTCAAACAACATTGAAACCGACCCCTTCCTCAG AAAACTGCGAATTGAAGGTTGGAAAGATCTGTTATATTTTCGTGTTGCAAAAAGTTGACTACGACACAGCAGTTGATGTTTGTAAAAAACGTAACGCGGATGTTGGTTTGATCCGAAATGAAGAATCTTACAATgcgattgtaaaatatttggcAATAAACGATTTGCCGTGGATTAATATATGGACAGGAATTCGCTTTGATCCAATG ACCCGTGACGTCACACCTGCAGATTCATTCATCAAATGGGGTTCAGGCTTCCCGCACATTGGAATCAATCGTAAACATTTCacaaatgtttatatttatgctaaTTTCGATTTGAGATATCAAGCAATGGAGAATGGTGCGCCTACCTGGAAGGTAGATGGAGTTATTTGTGAGATCCTGATATAA
- the LOC144425588 gene encoding uncharacterized protein LOC144425588 isoform X2, which translates to MKISIVFMLIYVIASSWCQDDTVFHCSPKPGCQIAQCDLVAVGWDRPGFNIDKHLHDKEFPITCKSMNDTESKNTGNLLPVVTRNILDIRNIRSELEESKAHFARANSEIREHRRKIAEQSNEIKDIRNNALHQSRQIEILLRENTEQNSVINELKKAMERIEQKLSAMKKPQQVQSGNQQRLTTTIQTTLKPTPSSENCDLKVGKICYIFVLQKVDYDTAVDICKKRNADVGLIRNEESYNAIVKYLAINDLPWINIWTGIRFNPMTRDVTPADSFIKWGSGFPHIGINRKHFTNVYIYANFDLIYQAMENGAPTWKVDGVICEILI; encoded by the exons ATGAAAATTTCAATCGTCTTCATGTTAATATACGTCATCGCTTCATCCTGGTGTCAAGATGATACAGTGTTCCATTGCTCTCCAAAGCCGGGTTGCCAGATTGCACAATGTGATTTGGTTGCAGTAGGATGGGACAGACCAGGTTTCAACATTGATAAACATCTGCATGATAAGGAGTTTCCGATTACGTGCAAATCTATGAATGACACGGAATCAAAAAATACTGGCAACTTGCTTCCTGTCGTAACTAGAAATATTTTAG ATATAAGAAATATCAGATCAGAGTTAGAAGAATCAAAAGCTCACTTTGCTAGAGCAAATTCTG AAATCCGAGAACATCGTAGAAAAATTGCGGAACAATCAAACGAAATAAAAGATATTCGCAATAACGCTCTTCACCAATCTCGTCAAATTGAAATTCTACTGAGGGAAAACACAGAACAAAACTCTGTGATCAATGAATTGAAGAAAG CAATGGAGCGGATTGAAcaaaaactttctgcaatgaAGAAACCTCAACAGGTTCAATCTGGAAACCAACAGAGACTGACGACAACGATCCAAACAACATTGAAACCGACCCCTTCCTCAG AAAACTGCGACTTGAAGGTTGGAAAGATCTGTTATATTTTCGTGTTGCAAAAAGTTGACTACGACACAGCAGTTGATATTTGTAAAAAACGTAACGCGGATGTTGGTTTGATCCGAAATGAAGAATCTTACAATgcgattgtaaaatatttggcAATAAACGATTTGCCGTGGATTAATATATGGACAGGAATCCGCTTTAATCCAATG ACCCGTGACGTCACACCTGCAGATTCATTCATCAAATGGGGTTCAGGTTTCCCGCACATTGGAATCAATCGTAAACATTTCacaaatgtttatatttatgctaaTTTCGACTTGATATATCAAGCAATGGAGAATGGTGCGCCTACCTGGAAGGTAGATGGAGTTATTTGTGAGATCCTGATATAA
- the LOC144425588 gene encoding uncharacterized protein LOC144425588 isoform X1 — MKISIVFMLIYVIASSWCQDDTVFHCSPKPGCQIAQCDLVAVGWDRPGFNIDKHLHDKEFPITCKSMNDTESKNTGNLLPVVTRNILDIRNIRSELEESKAHFARANSEIREHRRKIAEQSNEIKDIRNNALHQSRQIEILLRENTEQNSVINELKKELIKFQERNDKLEKELNEQNKTNNLMKKAMERIEQKLSAMKKPQQVQSGNQQRLTTTIQTTLKPTPSSENCDLKVGKICYIFVLQKVDYDTAVDICKKRNADVGLIRNEESYNAIVKYLAINDLPWINIWTGIRFNPMTRDVTPADSFIKWGSGFPHIGINRKHFTNVYIYANFDLIYQAMENGAPTWKVDGVICEILI; from the exons ATGAAAATTTCAATCGTCTTCATGTTAATATACGTCATCGCTTCATCCTGGTGTCAAGATGATACAGTGTTCCATTGCTCTCCAAAGCCGGGTTGCCAGATTGCACAATGTGATTTGGTTGCAGTAGGATGGGACAGACCAGGTTTCAACATTGATAAACATCTGCATGATAAGGAGTTTCCGATTACGTGCAAATCTATGAATGACACGGAATCAAAAAATACTGGCAACTTGCTTCCTGTCGTAACTAGAAATATTTTAG ATATAAGAAATATCAGATCAGAGTTAGAAGAATCAAAAGCTCACTTTGCTAGAGCAAATTCTG AAATCCGAGAACATCGTAGAAAAATTGCGGAACAATCAAACGAAATAAAAGATATTCGCAATAACGCTCTTCACCAATCTCGTCAAATTGAAATTCTACTGAGGGAAAACACAGAACAAAACTCTGTGATCAATGAATTGAAGAAAG aATTGATCAAATTTCAAGAAAGAAATGATAAGCTGGAGAAAGAATTgaatgaacaaaataaaacgAATAATTTGATGAAGAAAG CAATGGAGCGGATTGAAcaaaaactttctgcaatgaAGAAACCTCAACAGGTTCAATCTGGAAACCAACAGAGACTGACGACAACGATCCAAACAACATTGAAACCGACCCCTTCCTCAG AAAACTGCGACTTGAAGGTTGGAAAGATCTGTTATATTTTCGTGTTGCAAAAAGTTGACTACGACACAGCAGTTGATATTTGTAAAAAACGTAACGCGGATGTTGGTTTGATCCGAAATGAAGAATCTTACAATgcgattgtaaaatatttggcAATAAACGATTTGCCGTGGATTAATATATGGACAGGAATCCGCTTTAATCCAATG ACCCGTGACGTCACACCTGCAGATTCATTCATCAAATGGGGTTCAGGTTTCCCGCACATTGGAATCAATCGTAAACATTTCacaaatgtttatatttatgctaaTTTCGACTTGATATATCAAGCAATGGAGAATGGTGCGCCTACCTGGAAGGTAGATGGAGTTATTTGTGAGATCCTGATATAA